Proteins found in one Synechococcus sp. LA31 genomic segment:
- the lipA gene encoding lipoyl synthase, with protein sequence MSRYSTIPPTERLPDWLRSPIGNASELEAVQAVVKQQRLHTICEEGRCPNRGECYAAGTATFLLGGPICTRSCAFCQVEKGQAPVPFDAGEAERVADAVQAMGLRYVVLTAVARDDLADHGASLFTNAMAAIRARNPLIAIEVLTPDFWGGHRDEAEAIAAQRQRLAAVLAAEPVCFNHNLETVERLQGEVRRGATYNRSLGLLAAARELAPQIPTKSGLMLGLGETLKEVVAALRDLRTVDCQRLTLGQYLRPSLDHIPVDRYWTPTEFEELAVIARDLGFADVRSGPLVRSSYHAGEAS encoded by the coding sequence GTGAGCCGCTACAGCACCATCCCCCCCACCGAGCGGCTGCCTGATTGGCTGCGCTCGCCGATCGGAAACGCCAGCGAGCTCGAAGCGGTGCAGGCGGTGGTGAAGCAGCAGCGGCTGCACACGATCTGTGAGGAGGGCCGCTGCCCCAACCGCGGCGAGTGTTACGCCGCCGGCACCGCCACGTTTTTGCTGGGCGGCCCAATCTGCACCCGCAGCTGCGCGTTTTGCCAGGTGGAGAAGGGCCAGGCCCCCGTGCCCTTCGATGCCGGTGAAGCCGAGCGTGTGGCCGATGCGGTGCAGGCGATGGGCTTGCGCTACGTGGTGCTCACCGCTGTCGCCCGCGACGACCTGGCCGACCACGGCGCCAGCCTGTTCACCAACGCGATGGCGGCCATCCGCGCTCGCAACCCCCTGATCGCCATCGAAGTGCTCACCCCCGACTTCTGGGGCGGCCACCGCGATGAAGCGGAGGCAATCGCCGCCCAACGCCAACGGCTGGCAGCCGTGCTCGCCGCCGAGCCGGTGTGCTTCAACCACAACCTCGAAACCGTGGAACGGCTGCAGGGCGAGGTGCGCCGCGGCGCCACCTACAACCGCTCGCTGGGGCTACTGGCCGCCGCCCGTGAGCTGGCACCCCAGATCCCCACCAAAAGCGGCCTGATGCTGGGTTTAGGCGAAACCCTCAAGGAAGTGGTGGCCGCGTTGCGCGATCTGCGCACCGTTGACTGCCAACGCCTCACCCTCGGCCAATACCTGCGCCCCTCCCTGGACCACATCCCGGTGGATCGCTACTGGACACCAACTGAATTTGAGGAGCTGGCGGTGATCGCCCGGGATCTGGGCTTTGCTGATGTGCGCTCAGGCCCCCTCGTGCGCAGCAGCTATCACGCGGGTGAGGCCAGCTGA
- a CDS encoding DUF952 domain-containing protein produces the protein MQPVLYSFRRCPYAMRARLALAAAGMQPDHAFELREVALKAKPPELVAASAKATVPVMVLPDGRVIEESLAIMRWALEQRDPQGWLSGWSSAEREHMEALVAENDGPFKHHLDRFKYPDRYPGETSEPHRLSAIAILSRWSEQLSAGGWLLGDRPCLADWALLPFVRQFRLADPEGFDAEPGLAPLKGWLACFLEGPELAAVMDAPWAERSAWRSPGWLYHLALRQEWNDARRDGIYRRSTRGRSLEEVGFIHLSASHQVDATAQRFYGDLPAGAVVLLMIDPQRLSAAGLKVREEPAPGTGELFPHLYGTLPLDAVLLAQPLVA, from the coding sequence GTGCAGCCCGTTCTCTATAGCTTTCGCCGCTGCCCCTATGCCATGCGGGCGCGGCTGGCCCTGGCGGCGGCGGGGATGCAGCCCGACCACGCCTTCGAGCTGCGGGAGGTGGCGCTGAAGGCCAAGCCGCCGGAGTTGGTGGCGGCCTCCGCCAAAGCCACCGTGCCTGTGATGGTGCTGCCCGATGGCCGGGTGATCGAGGAAAGCCTGGCGATCATGCGTTGGGCGCTGGAGCAGCGTGATCCCCAGGGCTGGCTGAGCGGTTGGAGCTCCGCGGAGCGCGAGCACATGGAAGCTCTGGTCGCCGAGAACGATGGGCCGTTCAAGCACCACCTCGATCGTTTCAAGTACCCGGATCGCTACCCAGGGGAGACATCCGAGCCGCATCGCCTCTCCGCCATCGCGATCCTGAGCCGTTGGAGTGAACAGCTGAGTGCTGGTGGCTGGTTGTTGGGCGATCGCCCTTGCCTGGCCGATTGGGCGTTGTTGCCGTTTGTGCGGCAGTTCCGCCTGGCGGATCCCGAAGGCTTCGATGCGGAGCCAGGGCTTGCGCCGTTGAAAGGTTGGCTGGCCTGCTTCCTGGAGGGCCCCGAGCTGGCGGCCGTGATGGACGCTCCCTGGGCTGAGCGCAGCGCCTGGCGTTCTCCCGGTTGGCTGTATCACCTGGCGTTGCGCCAGGAGTGGAATGACGCCCGCCGCGACGGCATCTACCGCCGCTCCACCCGTGGGCGCTCTTTGGAGGAGGTGGGGTTCATCCATCTCAGCGCTTCCCATCAGGTGGATGCCACGGCGCAGCGCTTTTATGGCGATCTCCCTGCAGGGGCGGTTGTGCTGCTCATGATCGATCCACAGCGGTTGTCGGCCGCAGGCCTCAAGGTGCGCGAGGAGCCCGCGCCGGGAACCGGCGAGCTGTTCCCTCACCTCTACGGAACGTTGCCCTTGGATGCGGTGCTGTTGGCGCAGCCGCTGGTGGCATGA